A window of the Leucothrix mucor DSM 2157 genome harbors these coding sequences:
- a CDS encoding NRDE family protein translates to MMIAYFICNNTMCILFIAKNSHPDYPLIIAANRDEYFARPTEAPHWWPEDPQLFAGKDVQAGGTWMGHNRQQRIAAITNLRRPDLMQAGARSRGELVTRFLALQTDTTAEAIEEFSEFLIAQSEHYNPFNLLYGDAERLMVFNSVSRKPQRLNDGIHSISNGMLDEQWPKMQRGVNALGAYVRTMQTLESEQLMALLQDQTLAAENELPDTGIPKPFEQVLSSIFIPPSELTGGLYGTRSSSVLWQGKQQDAQLEMVSCSYAP, encoded by the coding sequence ATGATGATAGCCTACTTTATTTGTAACAATACTATGTGCATTTTGTTTATTGCTAAAAATAGCCATCCGGACTATCCCTTGATTATCGCAGCTAATCGCGATGAATATTTTGCACGACCAACCGAAGCACCGCATTGGTGGCCGGAAGACCCGCAGCTGTTTGCGGGTAAAGATGTGCAAGCCGGTGGCACGTGGATGGGGCATAACCGCCAACAACGTATAGCTGCAATCACTAATCTGCGCCGACCTGATTTAATGCAGGCCGGCGCCAGAAGTCGCGGTGAATTAGTGACTCGGTTTCTGGCGCTACAAACCGATACCACGGCTGAGGCAATCGAAGAGTTCAGTGAGTTTCTGATTGCCCAAAGCGAGCACTACAACCCATTTAATTTGTTGTATGGCGATGCGGAAAGGCTAATGGTGTTTAACAGTGTGAGCAGAAAACCGCAGCGGCTTAACGATGGCATTCACAGCATTAGTAATGGCATGTTAGATGAGCAATGGCCGAAGATGCAGCGCGGCGTTAATGCCTTAGGCGCTTATGTGAGAACCATGCAGACACTGGAGTCGGAGCAGTTAATGGCCTTGCTGCAGGATCAGACTTTAGCGGCGGAGAATGAGTTGCCGGATACGGGGATTCCGAAGCCTTTTGAGCAAGTCTTGTCTTCGATCTTTATCCCACCTAGCGAGCTGACGGGGGGATTGTATGGCACGCGTTCTTCTTCGGTGCTATGGCAAGGAAAGCAGCAGGATGCGCAGCTTGAAATGGTCAGTTGCAGCTATGCACCATAG